The Virgibacillus phasianinus genome includes a window with the following:
- a CDS encoding sulfurtransferase TusA family protein: MNTAKVLDAKGLACPMPIVKTKKAIAEVNSGEVLEVHTTDKGAKSDLAAWAKSGGHELLKETEEDGVLKFWIKKA; the protein is encoded by the coding sequence ATGAATACAGCAAAAGTATTAGACGCAAAAGGATTAGCATGTCCAATGCCGATTGTTAAAACAAAGAAAGCAATTGCGGAAGTCAATTCTGGTGAAGTGTTAGAGGTCCACACTACTGACAAAGGAGCTAAAAGTGATTTAGCCGCCTGGGCTAAATCAGGTGGCCATGAATTATTAAAGGAAACAGAAGAGGATGGGGTACTCAAATTTTGGATTAAAAAAGCATAG
- a CDS encoding MBL fold metallo-hydrolase translates to MSTTITANKLAKKIVNQEDVFILDVRNKDEFEKWKIEGKQVTIMNEPYFNLLDGVETIANQLQKDQEVIVVCAKGGSSQMVALELEEAGFTNVFDLKGGMKAWSEHLEPVKVGTLQDGGSIYQFVRLGKGCLSYVIESHGEALIVDPSRMIEQYEMFVADRGIQIGHVIDTHLHADHISGGHRLAEKTGAAYYLPPKDAMEVTFDYTALEEGNDIIIGNTTVKVNPIYSPGHTLGSTSLIIDDRYLLTGDILFVESIGRPDLAGKAADWVSDLRDTLYYRYKELADDLIVLPAHYSFLKELADDGKVSARLGDLYQTNAGLQINDENEFRKMVTENLPDQPNAYQEIRKTNMGKINPKEEQQKEMEIGPNHCAVHEN, encoded by the coding sequence ATGTCAACAACAATAACTGCAAATAAGTTGGCAAAAAAAATTGTGAATCAAGAAGATGTTTTTATTCTGGACGTACGCAATAAAGATGAATTTGAAAAGTGGAAAATTGAAGGCAAACAGGTAACAATCATGAACGAACCATATTTCAATTTATTAGATGGTGTTGAGACTATAGCTAATCAATTACAAAAAGATCAAGAGGTTATCGTTGTTTGTGCCAAAGGTGGATCATCACAAATGGTCGCTTTAGAACTAGAAGAAGCGGGATTCACCAATGTTTTTGATTTGAAAGGCGGCATGAAGGCCTGGAGTGAGCATTTGGAGCCGGTAAAAGTTGGTACTTTACAGGATGGTGGAAGTATCTATCAATTTGTGCGACTTGGTAAAGGTTGCCTTTCCTATGTAATTGAATCACACGGTGAAGCTCTTATCGTCGATCCAAGCCGAATGATCGAACAATATGAAATGTTCGTAGCTGATCGAGGAATTCAAATTGGCCATGTAATTGACACACATCTACATGCTGACCATATCTCAGGTGGACATAGACTTGCTGAAAAGACTGGGGCAGCATACTATCTGCCGCCAAAGGATGCAATGGAAGTAACATTTGACTATACAGCATTAGAAGAAGGAAACGATATTATTATTGGAAACACAACCGTTAAGGTGAATCCTATTTATTCACCGGGTCACACATTAGGCAGTACGTCATTAATTATCGATGATAGGTATTTATTAACAGGGGATATCTTGTTTGTTGAATCAATTGGTCGACCGGATCTGGCAGGTAAAGCAGCAGATTGGGTTTCGGATCTTCGCGATACACTTTATTATCGCTACAAAGAATTAGCGGATGACCTTATTGTTTTACCAGCACATTATTCGTTTTTAAAAGAATTAGCTGACGATGGGAAAGTTTCCGCCCGGTTAGGCGATCTCTACCAAACAAATGCAGGGCTGCAGATAAACGATGAAAATGAATTTAGAAAAATGGTGACTGAAAATCTGCCTGATCAGCCAAACGCCTATCAGGAAATTCGTAAGACAAATATGGGGAAAATCAATCCAAAGGAAGAACAACAAAAGGAAATGGAAATTGGGCCAAACCATTGTGCGGTTCACGAAAACTAA
- a CDS encoding rhodanese-like domain-containing protein gives MKEITAKELALKLKNETNISVIDVREDEEVAQGIIPNAKHIPLGQLPDRLDEIDKHQAHYMVCRSGGRSGKACSFLSGKGYDVTNMAGGMLAFEDDVQK, from the coding sequence ATGAAGGAAATCACGGCAAAAGAACTAGCCTTAAAATTAAAGAACGAAACGAACATCAGCGTTATCGATGTTCGGGAGGATGAAGAGGTTGCGCAAGGAATCATTCCAAATGCTAAACACATTCCATTAGGTCAACTACCAGACCGATTGGATGAAATTGATAAACATCAAGCCCATTATATGGTTTGTCGTTCGGGCGGAAGAAGCGGGAAGGCCTGTTCATTTCTTTCGGGAAAGGGGTATGACGTAACGAATATGGCTGGTGGAATGCTGGCTTTTGAAGATGATGTGCAAAAATAA